In Amycolatopsis jiangsuensis, the following proteins share a genomic window:
- a CDS encoding alpha/beta fold hydrolase, with translation MTGIYRSVAARRAVLEGYRTFLEQTERADETTVPTRHGETFVRSSGPPDAPPVILLHGAGSNTLAWAADFPVWSKTHRLHAVDVLGEPGLSAESRPALDTAAHAEWLDDVLAALGVTSAAFAGISLGGWLATDYALRRPEKVTRLALVVPAGIGRQRYRALAVSLLLQPFGRPGRRRAMNYAIGPTTTPMAGPFADYVFTVQRSYQPRLTPVPRFTDAQLRTLIMPVLTIAGAADRMFDSQDTATRLHAAAPHSTVTLIPGNGHLPTAYQAPIHTFLMTNLER, from the coding sequence ATGACCGGCATCTACCGATCCGTCGCAGCCCGCCGCGCCGTACTGGAGGGCTATCGCACGTTCCTCGAGCAGACCGAGCGGGCGGACGAGACGACTGTGCCGACCAGGCACGGTGAGACTTTCGTCCGATCCAGTGGCCCGCCCGACGCGCCACCCGTGATTCTGTTGCACGGCGCGGGAAGCAACACCCTGGCCTGGGCCGCGGACTTCCCGGTCTGGTCGAAAACCCATCGCCTGCACGCGGTCGACGTGCTCGGCGAACCGGGCTTGAGCGCGGAGTCCCGTCCGGCGCTGGACACCGCGGCGCATGCGGAGTGGCTGGACGACGTGCTCGCCGCATTGGGCGTGACCAGCGCCGCGTTCGCCGGCATTTCGCTGGGCGGCTGGCTGGCAACCGACTACGCCCTTCGCCGTCCGGAGAAGGTCACGCGGCTGGCTCTGGTGGTGCCAGCCGGCATCGGCCGGCAGCGCTACCGAGCTCTGGCTGTTTCCTTGCTGCTGCAGCCTTTCGGCCGCCCCGGCCGCCGCCGGGCGATGAACTACGCCATCGGCCCGACCACCACGCCCATGGCCGGACCTTTCGCCGACTACGTGTTCACCGTGCAGCGTTCCTACCAGCCACGCCTGACGCCGGTGCCCCGCTTCACCGACGCTCAGCTCCGCACCCTGATCATGCCCGTGCTCACCATCGCCGGCGCCGCCGACCGCATGTTCGACAGCCAGGACACCGCAACCCGCCTGCACGCCGCGGCACCCCACTCCACCGTCACCCTGATCCCCGGCAACGGCCACCTCCCCACCGCTTACCAAGCCCCCATCCACACCTTCCTGATGACCAACCTGGAACGGTGA
- a CDS encoding WhiB family transcriptional regulator — MQTKESSWRVSASCRDADPDGLFVRGAEQNRAKAVCLGCPVRTECLAEALDGRINFGVWGGMTERERRALLRRRPDVVSWTGLLEAAKRDALAAAAAG; from the coding sequence ATGCAGACCAAAGAGTCGAGCTGGCGGGTCAGTGCTTCGTGCCGGGACGCTGATCCCGACGGGCTTTTCGTCCGTGGCGCGGAGCAGAACCGGGCGAAGGCCGTGTGCCTGGGCTGCCCGGTCCGCACGGAATGTCTCGCGGAGGCACTTGACGGCCGGATCAACTTCGGCGTCTGGGGCGGCATGACCGAACGGGAACGGCGGGCCCTGCTGCGCCGGCGCCCGGACGTGGTCAGCTGGACCGGCCTGCTCGAGGCGGCGAAACGCGACGCGCTCGCCGCCGCGGCGGCCGGCTGA
- a CDS encoding metallophosphoesterase — MSTLSNSSHRGTKAVRLTAGTVALGAATLGYAVGIERRRWTLRTAELPVLAPGTRPFTILHISDLHMLPGHLSKQRWVAALSELQPDLVVNTGDNLSHRTAVPSVLRALGSLLERPGVFIFGSNDYYAPKPKNPARYLMPRGKKKRIHGTQLPWRDLRAAFVEHGWSDLTHVRRTVDVGGRAVFAAGVDDPHLRRDRYSDIAGPADSAAVVRLGITHSPEPRVLDTFATDGYDLVLAGHTHGGQLRIPGYGALVTNCELDRTRARGASRWGADMWLHVSAGLGTSPYAPARFACPPEASLLTLVPRGSGTPDPRKPARRKTAKPVR, encoded by the coding sequence GTGAGCACGCTCAGTAATTCCAGTCATCGGGGCACGAAAGCTGTCCGCCTCACCGCAGGGACGGTCGCGCTGGGAGCCGCGACCCTCGGTTACGCCGTCGGTATCGAGCGGCGGCGCTGGACGCTGCGGACCGCCGAACTGCCCGTGCTCGCGCCCGGTACCCGGCCGTTCACCATCCTGCACATCTCCGACCTGCACATGCTGCCAGGGCACCTCAGCAAACAACGCTGGGTCGCCGCGCTCAGCGAACTCCAGCCCGACCTCGTCGTCAACACCGGAGACAACCTGTCGCACCGGACCGCGGTGCCGTCAGTGCTGCGGGCACTCGGCTCGCTGCTCGAACGGCCCGGCGTGTTCATCTTCGGCAGCAACGACTACTACGCACCCAAACCCAAGAACCCCGCGCGCTACCTCATGCCCCGCGGCAAGAAGAAGCGCATCCACGGCACCCAGCTGCCCTGGCGCGACCTGCGCGCCGCCTTCGTCGAACACGGCTGGAGCGACCTCACCCACGTACGCCGCACCGTCGACGTCGGCGGCCGGGCAGTCTTCGCGGCCGGCGTCGACGACCCGCACCTGCGCCGAGACCGCTACTCCGACATCGCCGGCCCCGCCGACTCCGCCGCGGTCGTCCGGCTCGGCATCACACATTCGCCCGAACCCCGCGTGCTCGACACCTTCGCCACCGACGGATACGACCTCGTGCTCGCCGGCCACACCCACGGCGGCCAGCTCCGCATCCCCGGCTACGGCGCACTGGTCACGAACTGCGAACTCGACCGCACCCGCGCCCGCGGCGCCTCCCGCTGGGGAGCCGACATGTGGCTGCACGTCTCCGCCGGACTCGGCACCTCCCCCTACGCACCGGCGCGCTTCGCCTGCCCGCCGGAAGCCAGCCTGTTGACGCTGGTCCCCCGCGGATCCGGCACCCCCGACCCCCGGAAGCCAGCCCGGCGCAAGACCGCAAAACCCGTCCGCTAG
- a CDS encoding transglycosylase domain-containing protein, with product MRTTDGLFKLLGLCLLAGVLVAGILFPVVGAAGVASNQASETVEQTSSDLADVPPPLVTTITDSGGRAIATLYDQYRVPVAPDQINDAMRWALLSAEDKAFYEHHGVNWARTLRAAVSNTAGGDTQGASTITQQYVKNYLINVVYRQDKAGQEKAQEQTLSRKLKEARIAINLETKLSKDQILAGYLNVVEFSRQIYGIGAAAHAYFDTTPEKLTVPQAALLAGLVNNPIVFDPWNHPDKATQRRNLVLDRMVSNEKLAKADAERFKTQPLGVVPDTPSKPPSNCTGAGPENGFFCQYVQDYLLKAGMSKDQLYTGGYTIKTTLDEKANHEAKLSAQTQVSKTQKNVANTLSLVRPGKDRHEVVALAANRDYGIDADQGQTTYALPSGVYNTGGAGSSYKIFTTAAVMDRGIAGIYSTIPVGSSYTSHVFTGGGAQCPATGPPLNSKWYCVSNASKNSPGSSSLQNALATSPNTAFVALEDKLGSTGPAIEMASKLGMRTTMASDTNGGAVDPKDPKSVPQSKAYGPTAKSPGFGAFTLGFSPTNGLELGNVAATLLSGGVWCPPTPLSSVTDRDGKPVQVKEEACQQVVPEGLANTMAIGMSKDDQPGGTSAKAAAAAGWNRPLLGKTGTSQNNGSATFVAGTPQMAGAAMVFRTAGSGGLCYAGVGNVRTCGEGNMFGGVTPAQTWFGAMKNILGDQPAVPLPPEDPKYTGR from the coding sequence GTGCGCACAACGGACGGTCTGTTCAAGCTGCTCGGTCTCTGCCTGCTCGCGGGCGTGCTGGTCGCGGGGATCCTGTTCCCCGTGGTGGGCGCCGCCGGCGTGGCCTCCAACCAGGCCAGCGAGACGGTGGAACAGACCTCGTCCGACCTCGCGGACGTGCCGCCACCGCTGGTGACGACCATCACCGACTCCGGCGGACGGGCGATCGCGACGCTGTACGACCAGTACCGCGTGCCCGTGGCGCCGGACCAGATCAACGACGCCATGCGCTGGGCGCTGCTGTCCGCGGAGGACAAGGCGTTCTACGAGCACCACGGCGTGAACTGGGCGCGCACGCTGCGTGCCGCGGTGTCGAACACCGCGGGCGGCGACACGCAGGGTGCTTCCACCATCACCCAGCAGTACGTCAAGAACTACCTGATCAACGTCGTCTACCGGCAGGACAAGGCGGGCCAGGAGAAGGCGCAGGAGCAGACGCTCTCGCGCAAGCTCAAGGAAGCCCGCATCGCGATCAACCTCGAGACCAAGCTGTCGAAGGACCAGATCCTCGCCGGCTACCTCAACGTGGTCGAGTTCTCCCGGCAGATCTACGGCATCGGCGCCGCCGCGCACGCGTACTTCGACACGACCCCGGAAAAGCTCACCGTGCCGCAGGCCGCGCTGCTGGCCGGGCTGGTGAACAACCCGATCGTCTTCGACCCGTGGAACCACCCGGACAAGGCCACCCAGCGGCGCAACCTGGTGCTCGACCGGATGGTGTCCAACGAGAAGCTGGCGAAGGCGGACGCGGAGCGGTTCAAGACCCAGCCGCTGGGCGTCGTCCCGGACACCCCGTCGAAGCCGCCGTCGAACTGCACCGGCGCCGGCCCGGAGAACGGGTTCTTCTGCCAGTACGTGCAGGACTACCTGCTCAAAGCGGGAATGTCGAAGGACCAGCTGTACACCGGCGGATACACGATCAAGACCACACTCGACGAGAAGGCCAACCACGAGGCCAAGCTCTCCGCCCAGACGCAGGTGTCGAAGACGCAGAAGAACGTGGCGAACACCTTGTCACTGGTGCGTCCGGGCAAGGACCGGCACGAGGTGGTCGCACTGGCGGCCAACCGCGACTACGGGATCGACGCCGACCAGGGCCAGACGACCTACGCACTGCCCTCCGGCGTCTACAACACCGGCGGCGCGGGCTCGAGCTACAAGATCTTCACCACCGCGGCCGTGATGGACCGCGGCATCGCCGGCATCTACAGCACGATCCCGGTCGGCAGTAGTTATACGTCGCACGTGTTCACCGGCGGTGGCGCACAATGCCCGGCGACGGGGCCTCCGCTGAATTCCAAGTGGTACTGCGTGAGCAACGCGAGCAAGAACTCGCCCGGCTCGAGTTCACTGCAGAACGCCTTGGCGACGTCGCCGAACACCGCGTTCGTGGCGCTCGAGGACAAACTGGGCAGCACCGGCCCTGCCATCGAGATGGCGAGCAAGCTCGGCATGCGCACCACCATGGCCAGTGACACCAACGGCGGTGCCGTGGATCCGAAGGACCCGAAGAGCGTGCCGCAGTCGAAGGCCTACGGCCCGACCGCCAAGTCACCCGGCTTCGGCGCGTTCACCCTGGGCTTCAGCCCGACCAACGGCCTGGAACTCGGCAACGTCGCGGCGACGCTGCTCAGCGGCGGCGTCTGGTGCCCGCCGACGCCGCTGTCGTCGGTGACCGACCGCGACGGGAAACCGGTGCAGGTCAAGGAAGAAGCCTGCCAGCAGGTGGTGCCCGAGGGCCTGGCGAACACCATGGCGATCGGGATGAGCAAGGACGACCAGCCGGGCGGCACGTCGGCGAAGGCCGCCGCCGCCGCGGGCTGGAACCGGCCGCTGCTCGGCAAGACGGGAACGTCGCAGAACAACGGATCGGCCACGTTCGTCGCCGGCACCCCGCAGATGGCCGGCGCCGCGATGGTCTTCCGTACCGCAGGCAGCGGCGGGCTCTGCTACGCCGGTGTCGGCAACGTCCGGACCTGCGGCGAGGGCAACATGTTCGGTGGCGTGACCCCGGCCCAGACCTGGTTCGGCGCCATGAAGAACATCCTGGGCGACCAGCCGGCCGTCCCGCTGCCGCCGGAGGATCCGAAGTACACCGGACGTTGA